The following nucleotide sequence is from Burkholderia gladioli.
GCTCGCTGAAGAACGGCGTCGATGCGGACGCTGTCGAGGTGGCCTCGGACCTGCCCTACGCGATTCCCAACCAGCGCATCGAATACGTGCGCCAGGAACCGCGCCACGTGCCGACCGCTTTCTGGCGCGGCGTGGGCCCGACGCGCAGCGCCTTCGTGGTCGAGAGCTTCATCGACGAGCTCGCGGTGCGCGCCAAGGCCGATCCGGTCGCCTATCGTCGCTCGCTGCTGGAGCCGACGCCGCGCGCGCGCAACGTGCTCGACATCGTCGCGCGCGAATCGGGCTGGGGGCAGTCGCTGCCGGCCGGCCAGGGCCGTGGCGTATCGGTGCTGCACGCGTTCGGCAGCTTCTTCAGCATGGTCGCCGACGTGAGCGTCGACAACGGCGAGGTGCGCGTGAACCGCGTGGTCTGCGTGGTCGATTGCGGGATGGTGGTCAATCCCGACACGGTCGAGGCGCAGATCCAGGGCGGCATCATCTTCGGCATCACGGCCGCGCTCTATGGCGAGATCACGATCCGCGACGGCCGCGTCGAGCAGAGCAACTTCACCGACTACCGGATGCTGCGCATCAACCAGACGCCGCGCATCGACGTGCATATCGTCAAGAGTGCGGAGGCGCCGGGAGGGATCGGCGAGCCGGGCACCTCGGCGATCGCGGCGGCCCTGTCGAACGCGATCCACGCGGCCACGGGACGACGGCTCTACCAGATGCCGGTCGGCAACCAACTGAAGCAGAAGACGGCATGAGGAGGCCAGCAATGAGGATTTCGAATCGACTGCGCCGCCTGTTCGGCGTCGCCGCGCTGGGCGGCCTGGGTCTGTGGGCCGGCGTCGCCGCGGCGGCCGATGCCCCAGCCAACGCCGGCAATGCCGACGCGGCCCTGGTCGCGCGCGGCGAATACCTGGCGCGCGCCGGCGACTGCATCGCCTGCCATACGGCGCCGCACGGCAAGCCGTTCGCGGGCGGACTGAAGATGACCACGCCGATGGGGGCGATCTACACCACCAACATCACGCCGGACGCGAACCACGGCATCGGCGGCTACAGCGAGGCCGACTTCGCGCGCGCCCTGCGCGAGGGCGTGGCCAAGGACGGCCACAACCTCTACCCGGCGATGCCGTATCCGTCCTACGCCAAGGTCAGCGACGACGACGTGCGCGCGATGTACGCCTACTTCATGCACGGCGTGGCGCCTGTCGCGCAGGCGAACCAGGCTTCCGACATCCCCTGGCCGCTCAACATGCGCTGGCCGCTCAAGCTCTGGAACCTGGTGTTCCTCGATACCGCGCGCTACCAGTCGAAGTCGGACAAGGATGCCGCCTGGAATCGCGGCGCCTACCTGGTGCAGGGGCTCGGCCATTGCGGCTCGTGCCACACGCCGCGCGGCGTCGGCTTCCAGGAGAAGGCGCTCGACGAGAGCGGCGGCGCGTACCTGACGGGCGGCCTGCTCGACAACTGGTTCGCCTCCAACCTGACCGGCGAGGGCAATACCGGCCTGGGCCGCTGGAGCGAGGCCGAGCTCACGCAGTTCCTGAAGACCGGGGCCAACGCGCACGCCAGCGCCTTCGGCGCGATGACGGACGTGATCAACCACAGCACGCAGTACCTCAGCGACGAGGACCTGGGGGCGATCTCGCGCTACCTGAAATCGCTGCCGGCGGCGGGCGGCACCGGCGCGCCGCCGTATCGCTACGATCCGCAGCGCACCGTGGACGCGCTCAAGCGGCCGGCGGGCGACCCGGGCGCGGCGGTCTACGCGGCCTACTGCATGCACTGCCACGGCACCGACGGCAAGGCCTTCGCCCCGTTGCTCGCGCCGCTGGCCGGCAACCCGAACCTGCTCGAGCACAATCCGGCCTCGCTGATCAACGTGACGCTGAACGGCACGGGCGACCTGGTGATCGCCGGCATCCCGGCCGCCTATCCGATGCCGCAGTTCGCCGACCAGCTCGACGACAAGCAGATCGCCGACGTGCTGACCTTCATCCGCGCGGGCTGGAACAACAACGCGCCGGCGGTGACGGCCGACGAGGTGGCCAAGCTGCGCGCCGCGACGGCGGGGGAGCACTGATGGACAGCGTCGATCTCGACGTGCTGCGCACCAGCACCCGCTGGCTCGCGGCCGGCCGGCGCGTGCTGCTGGCGACGGTGGTGCGCACGTGGGGATCGTCGCCGCGGCCGGTCGGCGCGCTGCTCGCGCTGCGCGACGACGGCCTCGCGGTCGGCTCGGTATCGGGCGGCTGCATCGAGGACGACCTGGTGGCGCGCGTGCGCGAGGCCGGCATCGCCCCCGATGCGCGCCCGGAGACGATCCGCTACGGCATCAGCGCCGACGAGGCGCATCGCTTCGGCCTGCCCTGCGGCGGCACGCTCGAGCTGGTGCTGGAGCCGTTGACACCAGCCAGCGGCATCGCCGAACTCTGCGAGGCGATCGACGCGGGCCGGCTGGTGGCGCGCACCCTGTCGCTGGCCAGCGGCGAGGCCACGCTCGACGAGGCGACGCCGGCCGACGGCCTGGTGTTCAACGGCACGCATCTGCGCACGGTGCATGGCCCGCGCTATCGGTTGCTGGTAATCGGCGCGGGGCAACTGTCGCGCTACCTGTGCCGGATCGCCACCGGCCTCGATTACCAGGTGATTGTCTGCGATCCGCGCGAGGAGCATGTCGATACCTGGGACGTGCCCGGCGTGCGCGTGGTGCGGACCATGCCCGACGACACGGTGCTGGCGATGCGGCTCGACGCGCGCTCGGCCGTGATCGCGCTGACCCACGATCCCAAGCTGGACGATCTCGCGCTGATGGAGGCGCTCAAGACGCCGGCCTTCTACGTGGGCGCGCTGGGTTCGCGGCGCAACAACGCGGCACGGCGCGAGCGGCTCGCGCAGTTCGATCTCGACGCGGCGCAGCTCGCCCGCTTGCACGGCCCGGCGGGCCTCTATATCGGCAGCCGCACGCCGCCCGAGATCGCGGTCTCGATCCTGGCCGAGATCACCGCGGTGAAGAACGGCGTGGCGATTCCACAGACCATGACGATTGCGGCCGCGAAGGACGAAGCGATGTCGTGAAAACCGAAGCACCGCCGCTTTGGAGGCACATGCAACCTTCAGGGTCCCCAAGCGATTGGCGGGCGCTCCGGTTGGCCGGGGCGCCTGTCCGGCCTCGATTCAATCGCGATGCCGCAAGGCGTCGATCACCAGCGACAGCGCCCGCGACGATTGCCGGCGGCTCGGGTAGTAGGCGTGGTAACCGGGGAAGGTCGCGCCCCATTCCTTCAGCACGCACTTGAGGCGCCCGGCGCGCACCTGCGGCATCAGCTGGTCCTCGGGCAGGTAGACCAGTCCATAACCTTCCAGCGCGGCGGCCAGCATCTGCGGCGTGCTGTTGAAGATCAACTGCCCGTCCACGCGCACCAGCAGGTCGTGCTTGCCTTTCCTGAGCTCCCACGCGTAGAGGCTGCCGCGCGTGGGCAGCCGCAGGTTGATGCAGGCATGATCGAGCAGGTCCTGCGGGGATTTCGGCGCCGGGTGGCGCGCGAAGTACTCGGGCGAGCCGGCGATCATCATGCGCACGTCGGGGCCGATCCGCACCGCGATCATGTCGTTGGCCACCTGGTCGCCGAAGCGCACCCCGATGTCGTAGCGCTGCGCCACGATGTCGGACAGGTTGTAGTCGATCGACATCTCGATCTTGAGGCCGGGATAATCCGCCAGCAGCGGCTTCAGGCGCGGCCAGAGGATGGTCTCGACCGGGTGGTCGGTGGCGGTGATGCGGATCAGGCCGACCGGCTTGTCGCGCAGTTCGGACAGCGCGTTGAGCTCCGATTCGATCTCGTCGAAGCGCGGCCCGGCCACCTGCATCAGCCGCTCGCCGGCCTCGGTGGTGGCGACGCTGCGCGTGGTGCGCGTCAGCAGCCGCACGCCGAGCCGCGTCTCCAGCCCGCGGATGGTGTGGCTCAATGCCGACTGCGAAACGCCGAGCTGCGAGGCCGCCTTGGTGAAGCTGCGTTCGCGCGCGACGGCGAGAAAGGCCAGGAGATCACTGAAATTGTCGCGTGCCATTGAATCCGCCGCGCAAGCGCGGACATCAAAACGAG
It contains:
- a CDS encoding c-type cytochrome is translated as MRRPAMRISNRLRRLFGVAALGGLGLWAGVAAAADAPANAGNADAALVARGEYLARAGDCIACHTAPHGKPFAGGLKMTTPMGAIYTTNITPDANHGIGGYSEADFARALREGVAKDGHNLYPAMPYPSYAKVSDDDVRAMYAYFMHGVAPVAQANQASDIPWPLNMRWPLKLWNLVFLDTARYQSKSDKDAAWNRGAYLVQGLGHCGSCHTPRGVGFQEKALDESGGAYLTGGLLDNWFASNLTGEGNTGLGRWSEAELTQFLKTGANAHASAFGAMTDVINHSTQYLSDEDLGAISRYLKSLPAAGGTGAPPYRYDPQRTVDALKRPAGDPGAAVYAAYCMHCHGTDGKAFAPLLAPLAGNPNLLEHNPASLINVTLNGTGDLVIAGIPAAYPMPQFADQLDDKQIADVLTFIRAGWNNNAPAVTADEVAKLRAATAGEH
- a CDS encoding LysR family transcriptional regulator, with the translated sequence MARDNFSDLLAFLAVARERSFTKAASQLGVSQSALSHTIRGLETRLGVRLLTRTTRSVATTEAGERLMQVAGPRFDEIESELNALSELRDKPVGLIRITATDHPVETILWPRLKPLLADYPGLKIEMSIDYNLSDIVAQRYDIGVRFGDQVANDMIAVRIGPDVRMMIAGSPEYFARHPAPKSPQDLLDHACINLRLPTRGSLYAWELRKGKHDLLVRVDGQLIFNSTPQMLAAALEGYGLVYLPEDQLMPQVRAGRLKCVLKEWGATFPGYHAYYPSRRQSSRALSLVIDALRHRD
- a CDS encoding XdhC family protein, whose translation is MDSVDLDVLRTSTRWLAAGRRVLLATVVRTWGSSPRPVGALLALRDDGLAVGSVSGGCIEDDLVARVREAGIAPDARPETIRYGISADEAHRFGLPCGGTLELVLEPLTPASGIAELCEAIDAGRLVARTLSLASGEATLDEATPADGLVFNGTHLRTVHGPRYRLLVIGAGQLSRYLCRIATGLDYQVIVCDPREEHVDTWDVPGVRVVRTMPDDTVLAMRLDARSAVIALTHDPKLDDLALMEALKTPAFYVGALGSRRNNAARRERLAQFDLDAAQLARLHGPAGLYIGSRTPPEIAVSILAEITAVKNGVAIPQTMTIAAAKDEAMS